From a region of the Bradyrhizobium manausense genome:
- a CDS encoding ABC transporter ATP-binding protein: MDAINQPLLAVRNLSVAFHQGGNTTLAVDKVSFQIKRGECVALVGESGSGKSVSALSILKLLPYPSASHPSGSIRFKGQELIDRTEQEMREIRGSDISIIFQEPMTSLNPLHTIEAQIGEIIQLHNPTSNAKARERTLELLTQVGIPDPETRLKSYPHQLSGGQRQRVMIAMALANEPDLLIADEPTTALDVTVQAQILALLAEIRARLGMSLLFITHDLGIVRRIADTVCVMKGGEIVEQGPVEQVFRTPKHPYTRDLLAAEPKPDPAPPQPDAPVVMSADDLKVWFPIKRGLMRKTVGHIKAVDGVSIAVRKGETLGVVGESGSGKTTLGLALMRLISSNGRIVFLGKDIQGLRFKEMRPYRRDMQIVFQDPFGSLSPRMSVDDIIAEGLTVHQPKLSREEREARVVKALEDVGLKPDTRYRYPHEFSGGQRQRISIARAVVLEPDFIVLDEPTSALDMLIQAQMVDLLRELQRRRDLTYMFISHDLRVVASLASHLIVMRGGKVVEEGQAAELFKNPKTDYTRALFAAAFRLETAGDGAVAT, from the coding sequence ATGGACGCGATCAACCAGCCATTGCTGGCCGTGCGCAACCTCTCGGTGGCCTTCCACCAGGGCGGCAACACGACGCTTGCGGTCGACAAGGTGTCGTTCCAGATCAAGCGCGGCGAATGCGTGGCGCTGGTCGGCGAGTCCGGCTCCGGCAAGTCGGTCAGCGCGCTCTCGATCCTGAAGCTGCTGCCTTATCCGAGTGCCTCGCATCCCTCGGGCAGCATCCGCTTCAAGGGCCAGGAACTGATCGACCGGACCGAGCAGGAGATGCGGGAGATCCGCGGCAGCGACATCTCCATCATTTTCCAGGAGCCGATGACCTCGCTCAATCCGCTGCACACGATCGAGGCGCAGATCGGCGAGATCATCCAGCTGCACAATCCGACCAGCAATGCGAAGGCGCGCGAGCGGACGCTGGAACTGCTGACGCAGGTCGGCATTCCCGATCCGGAGACGCGGCTCAAGAGTTATCCGCACCAGCTCTCCGGCGGCCAGCGCCAGCGCGTGATGATCGCGATGGCGCTCGCCAACGAACCGGACTTGCTGATCGCGGACGAGCCGACCACGGCGCTCGATGTCACCGTGCAGGCGCAGATCCTGGCTCTGCTCGCCGAGATCCGCGCCCGGCTCGGCATGAGCCTGCTCTTCATCACCCACGATCTCGGCATCGTGCGCCGCATCGCCGACACCGTCTGCGTCATGAAGGGCGGCGAGATCGTCGAGCAGGGGCCGGTCGAACAGGTCTTCAGGACTCCGAAGCATCCCTATACGCGCGATCTGCTCGCGGCCGAGCCCAAGCCGGATCCGGCGCCGCCGCAGCCGGATGCGCCGGTGGTGATGTCGGCTGATGATCTCAAGGTGTGGTTTCCGATCAAGCGCGGCCTGATGCGCAAGACGGTCGGGCACATCAAGGCGGTGGACGGCGTCAGCATTGCCGTACGCAAGGGCGAGACGCTCGGCGTCGTCGGCGAATCCGGTTCGGGCAAGACCACGCTGGGCCTGGCGCTGATGCGGCTGATCTCCTCGAACGGGCGCATCGTGTTCCTGGGCAAGGATATCCAGGGCCTGCGCTTCAAGGAGATGCGCCCCTACCGGCGCGACATGCAGATCGTATTCCAGGATCCGTTCGGCTCGCTCAGTCCGCGCATGTCGGTCGACGACATCATTGCCGAAGGCCTTACCGTGCATCAGCCGAAGCTGTCGCGCGAGGAGCGCGAGGCACGTGTCGTCAAGGCGCTCGAGGATGTCGGGCTGAAGCCGGATACGCGTTATCGCTATCCGCATGAATTCTCCGGCGGCCAGCGCCAGCGCATCAGCATCGCGCGTGCAGTGGTGCTGGAGCCTGATTTCATCGTGCTGGACGAGCCGACCAGCGCGCTCGACATGCTCATTCAGGCGCAGATGGTCGACCTGCTGCGCGAATTGCAGCGCCGGCGCGATCTCACCTACATGTTCATCTCGCACGATTTGCGCGTCGTCGCCTCGCTCGCCAGCCATCTCATCGTGATGCGCGGCGGCAAGGTGGTCGAGGAAGGCCAGGCCGCGGAGCTGTTCAAGAACCCGAAGACGGATTACACCCGCGCGCTGTTCGCGGCGGCATTCCGGCTGGAGACGGCGGGCGACGGGGCGGTCGCGACGTAA